A genomic segment from Neobacillus sp. YX16 encodes:
- a CDS encoding small, acid-soluble spore protein, alpha/beta type, with protein MARRRGVMSTQFKEELAKELGFYDVVQKEGWGGIRAKDAGNMVKRAVELASEQLMKNNRNT; from the coding sequence ATGGCAAGAAGAAGAGGTGTTATGTCTACACAGTTTAAAGAGGAACTTGCGAAAGAACTTGGATTTTACGATGTCGTCCAAAAAGAGGGTTGGGGCGGCATACGAGCAAAGGATGCAGGAAATATGGTGAAAAGAGCAGTCGAACTCGCTTCAGAGCAGCTAATGAAAAACAATAGGAATACGTAA
- a CDS encoding biofilm formation stimulator Veg, translating to MPKTLADIKKALDSNLGKRLLLKANGGRRKTIERSGVLAETYPSVFVIELDQEENAFERVSYSYADVLTETVQITFYEDAAGNIALS from the coding sequence ATGCCAAAAACCTTAGCCGATATTAAAAAGGCTCTAGATTCAAATTTAGGGAAAAGATTGTTGCTGAAGGCAAACGGAGGACGTAGAAAGACAATCGAACGATCAGGCGTATTAGCCGAAACGTACCCTTCGGTTTTTGTAATCGAGTTAGATCAAGAAGAAAATGCATTTGAACGAGTTTCATACAGCTACGCAGACGTACTAACCGAAACAGTTCAAATAACCTTCTATGAAGACGCAGCAGGAAACATAGCTTTAAGTTAG